A single window of Gemmatimonadaceae bacterium DNA harbors:
- the sufD gene encoding Fe-S cluster assembly protein SufD — protein MSTELRFAEQAIAASASEAPGTLKALRVAGAEAFKTLGFPTTRNEDWHYTNVSAIASAQYEAAVERAPMSGATDIAALAPFLLDASWPLVVFLNGRYAPQLSNLSALPEGVRVLTLAQAAEQEPELLAKYLGTAAPATRDGFTALNAAFAGEGVLVHIAKEMVSDTPVHILHVVDAHGANLMSHPRHILVAERHAKASVVESYVSLAELPYFTNAVVEAFTDNSATLQVVRIQRESRQAQHISTVEARQGRDSHFVTFTFQTGASLSRSNVYTVLDGEGCGCTLNGLYMLDGQQHGDHQTRVEHVKENCFSREVYKGLLDDRSHGVFNGKVYVHPEAQKTDGKQTNQTLLLSEAAQIDTKPQLEIFADDVKCTHGATVGRIDETALFYLKSRGVGKTLAKQLLMYAFAADVLETIENPTIVEALEQLTIERFTGSANH, from the coding sequence GTGAGCACGGAACTGCGTTTCGCCGAGCAGGCCATCGCGGCGTCCGCGTCCGAGGCCCCCGGCACCCTGAAGGCGCTCCGGGTCGCCGGCGCCGAGGCGTTCAAGACGCTCGGCTTCCCCACGACGCGCAACGAAGACTGGCACTACACCAACGTGTCGGCCATCGCGTCGGCGCAGTATGAGGCGGCGGTGGAGCGGGCGCCGATGTCGGGTGCGACCGACATCGCGGCGCTCGCCCCCTTCCTCCTCGACGCCAGCTGGCCGCTCGTGGTGTTCCTCAACGGCCGCTACGCGCCGCAGCTCTCGAACCTCTCGGCGCTGCCCGAGGGGGTCCGCGTGCTGACGCTCGCGCAGGCCGCCGAGCAGGAGCCCGAACTCCTGGCCAAGTACCTCGGCACGGCCGCGCCGGCCACGCGCGACGGGTTCACCGCGCTCAACGCCGCGTTCGCCGGCGAAGGGGTGCTGGTGCACATCGCCAAGGAGATGGTGAGCGACACCCCGGTGCACATCCTGCACGTGGTGGACGCGCACGGCGCCAACCTCATGAGCCACCCGCGCCACATTCTGGTAGCCGAGCGGCACGCCAAGGCGAGCGTGGTGGAGAGCTACGTGTCGCTCGCCGAACTGCCGTACTTCACCAACGCGGTGGTCGAGGCGTTCACCGACAACAGCGCCACGCTGCAGGTGGTGCGCATCCAGCGTGAGTCGCGCCAGGCGCAGCACATCAGCACGGTGGAAGCCCGGCAGGGGCGCGACAGCCACTTCGTGACGTTCACCTTCCAGACGGGCGCCAGCCTCTCGCGCAGCAACGTGTACACGGTGCTGGATGGCGAAGGGTGCGGCTGCACGCTGAACGGTCTGTACATGCTGGATGGCCAGCAGCACGGCGACCACCAGACGCGCGTGGAGCATGTGAAGGAAAACTGCTTCAGCCGCGAAGTGTATAAGGGGCTGCTCGACGACCGCTCGCACGGCGTCTTCAACGGCAAGGTGTACGTGCACCCCGAAGCCCAGAAGACCGACGGCAAGCAGACGAACCAGACCCTCCTGCTCTCCGAAGCGGCGCAGATCGACACCAAGCCGCAGCTCGAGATCTTCGCCGACGATGTGAAGTGCACCCACGGCGCGACCGTCGGGCGCATCGACGAGACCGCGCTCTTCTACCTCAAGAGCCGCGGCGTGGGCAAGACGCTCGCCAAGCAGCTGCTGATGTACGCCTTTGCGGCCGACGTGCTGGAGACGATCGAGAACCCGACGATCGTGGAAGCGCTGGAGCAGCTGACGATTGAGCGGTTCACCGGCTCGGCGAACCACTGA
- a CDS encoding SUF system NifU family Fe-S cluster assembly protein: MPAPSDKRTSASLGAMYQEALLAHHRAPHNKREMPGATTSAVQKNPVCGDELKVMVLLDGARVADVSFTGQSCSIATASASLMTDAVVGMSVRDALRLAGDLEAMLAGNAEVELPESLTPLRGVAPFAGRHGCARMAWSALRDALSP; the protein is encoded by the coding sequence GTGCCCGCGCCGAGTGACAAGCGCACCAGCGCGTCGCTCGGCGCGATGTACCAGGAGGCACTCCTCGCACATCACCGGGCGCCGCACAACAAGCGCGAGATGCCCGGTGCGACGACCAGTGCCGTGCAGAAGAACCCGGTGTGCGGCGACGAGCTCAAGGTCATGGTGCTGCTGGACGGCGCACGCGTGGCGGATGTGTCCTTCACCGGTCAGTCGTGCTCCATCGCCACCGCCTCGGCCAGCCTCATGACCGATGCCGTCGTGGGCATGTCGGTGCGCGACGCGTTGCGTCTGGCGGGCGACCTCGAGGCGATGCTCGCCGGCAACGCCGAGGTCGAGCTGCCGGAGAGTCTCACACCCCTGCGCGGCGTTGCCCCGTTCGCCGGCCGCCATGGCTGCGCCAGGATGGCGTGGAGCGCCCTCCGCGACGCACTGTCACCGTAG
- a CDS encoding VTT domain-containing protein produces the protein MSAPTAPLGRFARLHARLQQWADAGWANSVVLGWGLLQGFIFPGLADLFFLPLALARPARAYTLALVATAGTMIGSVGLYWLGHEALSVLQGPLANFFDLSPATIDRYRGTLAEWGGWAIFASTMSPLSTKLTSIASGIVGVPFVEFFLALAAGRLTRTMVFAWLVRHGGAQAVERWTGKKVA, from the coding sequence ATGTCTGCTCCCACTGCCCCGCTCGGTCGCTTCGCGCGCCTGCATGCCCGTCTGCAGCAGTGGGCCGATGCCGGCTGGGCGAACAGCGTGGTGCTCGGCTGGGGGCTGCTGCAGGGGTTCATCTTCCCGGGGCTCGCCGATCTGTTTTTTCTGCCGCTGGCGCTCGCCCGCCCGGCGCGCGCGTACACGCTGGCCCTCGTGGCAACGGCTGGCACGATGATCGGGTCGGTTGGGCTGTACTGGCTGGGACACGAGGCGCTGTCGGTACTCCAGGGGCCGCTCGCGAACTTCTTTGACTTGTCACCGGCCACGATCGATCGCTACCGCGGCACGCTCGCCGAGTGGGGCGGGTGGGCGATCTTTGCGAGTACCATGAGCCCGTTGTCCACGAAACTCACGAGCATCGCCTCGGGGATCGTGGGCGTGCCGTTCGTGGAATTCTTTCTGGCGCTGGCCGCGGGGCGTCTGACGCGCACGATGGTGTTCGCGTGGCTCGTGCGCCATGGGGGCGCGCAGGCCGTGGAGCGGTGGACCGGCAAGAAGGTCGCGTGA
- the sufB gene encoding Fe-S cluster assembly protein SufB yields MSSTIEQLVNREYQYGFSTDIETETLPPGLTEETVRFISAKKQEPQWLLDYRLKAFRRWQTMTEPHWANVTYPPIDYQAASYYSAPKSVKPLASLDEVDPALLETYNKLGISLTEQKRLAGVAVDAVFDSVSVGTTYKEELAKHGIIFMSFGEAVREHPDLVQKYLGTVVPYSDNFFAALNSAVFSDGSFCYIPKGVRCPMELSTYFRINAAETGQFERTLIVADEGSYVSYLEGCTAPKRDTNQLHAAIVEIIALDNATVKYSTVQNWYAGDENGVGGIYNFVTKRAKAMTNAKVSWTQVETGSAITWKYPSVILQGDNSVGEFYSVAVASKKQQADTGTKMIHIGRNTKSTIVSKGISAMQGQNSYRGKVQILPKAEGARNYTQCDSMLVGNACGAHTFPYVEVGNNSATLEHEASTSKIGEDQIFYLKARGLDAEQAVSMIVSGFCKEVFKELPMEFALEAQQLLGITLEGSVG; encoded by the coding sequence ATGAGTTCGACGATCGAGCAACTGGTCAATCGCGAGTACCAGTACGGCTTTTCGACCGACATCGAAACCGAGACGCTCCCGCCGGGGCTGACCGAAGAGACGGTGCGCTTCATTTCGGCGAAGAAGCAGGAGCCGCAGTGGCTGCTGGACTATCGCCTCAAGGCGTTCCGTCGCTGGCAGACGATGACGGAGCCGCATTGGGCGAACGTCACGTATCCGCCCATCGACTATCAGGCGGCATCGTACTACAGCGCGCCCAAGTCGGTGAAGCCGCTCGCATCGCTCGACGAAGTCGATCCGGCGCTCCTTGAGACGTACAACAAGCTGGGTATCTCGCTCACCGAGCAGAAGCGCCTCGCCGGTGTGGCCGTCGACGCCGTGTTTGACTCGGTGTCGGTGGGCACGACGTACAAGGAAGAACTCGCCAAGCACGGCATCATCTTCATGTCGTTCGGCGAAGCGGTGCGCGAGCACCCTGATCTGGTGCAGAAGTACCTCGGCACCGTGGTCCCCTACAGCGACAACTTCTTCGCGGCGCTCAACAGCGCGGTTTTCTCCGACGGCTCCTTCTGCTACATCCCGAAGGGTGTGCGCTGCCCGATGGAGCTGTCCACGTACTTCCGCATCAACGCCGCCGAAACGGGGCAGTTCGAGCGCACGCTCATCGTGGCCGATGAAGGCTCGTACGTGAGCTACCTGGAAGGGTGCACCGCGCCCAAGCGCGACACCAACCAGCTGCACGCGGCCATCGTCGAGATCATTGCGCTCGACAACGCCACGGTGAAGTACAGCACGGTGCAGAACTGGTACGCCGGCGACGAGAACGGCGTGGGCGGCATCTACAACTTCGTCACCAAGCGCGCCAAGGCGATGACCAACGCCAAGGTGTCCTGGACGCAGGTCGAGACCGGTTCGGCAATCACGTGGAAGTACCCCAGCGTGATCCTGCAGGGCGACAACTCGGTGGGTGAGTTCTACTCGGTAGCCGTGGCCAGCAAGAAGCAGCAGGCCGACACCGGCACGAAGATGATCCACATCGGCCGCAACACGAAGTCCACCATCGTCTCGAAGGGCATCTCGGCGATGCAGGGGCAGAACAGCTACCGCGGCAAGGTGCAGATCCTCCCCAAGGCCGAGGGCGCACGCAACTACACGCAGTGCGACTCGATGCTCGTGGGCAACGCCTGCGGCGCCCACACCTTCCCGTACGTCGAAGTCGGCAACAACAGCGCGACGCTCGAGCACGAAGCGTCCACGAGTAAGATCGGCGAAGACCAGATCTTCTACCTCAAGGCGCGCGGCCTCGACGCCGAGCAGGCCGTCTCGATGATCGTGAGCGGCTTCTGCAAGGAAGTGTTCAAGGAGCTGCCGATGGAGTTTGCGCTGGAAGCGCAGCAGCTCCTGGGGATCACGCTTGAAGGGTCGGTCGGCTAA
- a CDS encoding SUF system NifU family Fe-S cluster assembly protein has product MSDLQELYQSVILDHNRKPRNFGALDGANREADGRNPLCGDEVHVALVVEGDIIKDVKFTGHGCAISKASASLMTAAVKGKSRAEAEALFHRFHQLVLGQDENGGKDLGQLVVFSGVSRFPVRVKCASLSWHTLKAALESESAPAAVSTE; this is encoded by the coding sequence ATGTCCGACCTACAAGAGCTGTACCAGAGCGTCATTCTCGACCACAACCGCAAGCCTCGCAACTTTGGCGCCCTCGACGGCGCCAATCGTGAGGCCGACGGGCGGAATCCGCTGTGCGGCGACGAAGTGCATGTCGCGCTGGTGGTCGAGGGCGACATCATCAAGGACGTGAAGTTCACCGGTCACGGCTGCGCCATCTCCAAGGCGTCGGCGTCGCTCATGACGGCTGCCGTGAAGGGGAAGTCGCGCGCGGAAGCGGAGGCGCTGTTTCATCGCTTCCACCAGCTCGTGCTCGGCCAGGATGAGAACGGCGGCAAGGACCTCGGGCAGCTGGTCGTGTTCAGCGGCGTCTCGCGCTTTCCGGTGCGCGTGAAGTGCGCGTCGCTGAGCTGGCACACGCTCAAGGCGGCGCTCGAAAGCGAGAGCGCACCGGCCGCGGTCAGCACCGAATGA
- a CDS encoding ABC transporter ATP-binding protein: MYAVDLQHLTKRYGPVTAVRDLSLQIAPGEIVAFLGPNGAGKTTTIDMLLGLARPDEGSVTVYGQTPADAIARGDVAAVMQTGGLLKDFTVGETVRFTASLFAHTRPAAECMERAGIAHIADRQVGKCSGGEQQRLRFAMALLSDPRLLILDEPTTGMDVEGRRDFWGAIRADAGKGRTVLFATHYLDEADAYADRIVLVRQGQIVADGTTAEIKALATGRTVRAYLPDAPLAAIEQLAGVTHVETRGDAVIVQCVDSDAIARWLLTETPARDLEITSQNLEEAFVALTGDDAPAGAVR; this comes from the coding sequence GTGTACGCTGTCGACTTGCAGCACCTCACCAAGCGGTACGGGCCTGTCACCGCCGTCCGCGACTTGTCGCTCCAGATCGCACCGGGCGAAATCGTGGCCTTCCTCGGCCCCAATGGCGCCGGGAAGACGACGACCATCGATATGCTCCTTGGCCTCGCCCGCCCCGATGAGGGGAGTGTGACGGTCTACGGCCAGACGCCCGCTGACGCGATCGCGCGTGGCGACGTGGCCGCCGTGATGCAAACCGGCGGACTGCTCAAGGACTTCACCGTCGGCGAAACCGTGCGCTTCACCGCGTCGCTGTTTGCGCACACTCGCCCGGCGGCCGAGTGCATGGAGCGGGCGGGGATCGCGCACATCGCCGATCGGCAGGTTGGGAAGTGCTCCGGCGGTGAGCAACAGCGCCTGCGCTTTGCGATGGCGCTGTTGAGCGATCCGCGACTGCTCATTCTGGACGAGCCCACCACCGGGATGGACGTGGAGGGGCGTCGTGATTTCTGGGGCGCCATTCGCGCCGATGCGGGGAAGGGGCGCACGGTGTTGTTCGCCACCCACTATCTCGACGAGGCCGACGCGTACGCCGATCGCATCGTGCTGGTGCGGCAAGGGCAAATCGTCGCCGACGGTACCACCGCCGAGATCAAGGCGCTCGCAACCGGTCGCACGGTGCGCGCGTACTTGCCCGATGCACCGCTGGCCGCGATCGAGCAGCTCGCCGGCGTGACCCACGTGGAGACACGCGGCGATGCGGTGATCGTGCAGTGCGTCGATTCCGATGCCATCGCCCGTTGGTTGCTCACAGAAACCCCTGCGCGCGATCTCGAGATCACGTCGCAGAACCTCGAAGAGGCGTTCGTCGCCCTGACCGGTGACGACGCCCCAGCCGGAGCCGTGCGATGA
- a CDS encoding non-heme iron oxygenase ferredoxin subunit, producing the protein MTGIQGSTGFVRVAPVSEIEAGFPLGVQLEDGRRICLVRDGEQVYAVDDRCPHRDFALSGGDVVGPCVLECPWHGAQFDVRTGEVLQGPATDPIGTHAVRVEDGEVFVGPRLT; encoded by the coding sequence ATGACCGGCATTCAGGGCAGCACCGGATTCGTCCGTGTGGCGCCGGTCAGCGAGATCGAAGCCGGCTTTCCGTTGGGCGTGCAGTTGGAGGACGGGCGCCGCATCTGCCTGGTGCGCGATGGCGAGCAGGTCTACGCGGTGGACGACCGCTGCCCGCACCGCGATTTCGCCTTGAGCGGTGGCGATGTGGTCGGTCCGTGTGTGCTGGAGTGCCCCTGGCATGGTGCGCAGTTCGATGTGCGCACGGGCGAGGTGCTGCAGGGCCCCGCGACGGATCCGATCGGGACCCACGCGGTGCGGGTCGAGGATGGTGAGGTATTTGTTGGACCACGTCTGACGTAG
- a CDS encoding phosphodiester glycosidase family protein — protein MTLTVRHALVLVVLAAACQRAPSLSPRPLVLPRGTADSVRTEAVARGVTLHSLVNVAAPWRAYVLDVDLRCNALQAVKGAPTAVGRLTTNQLLAALPAGARAVAAVNADFFLFAPPGVPTNAHVERGVMISGPDNRPVFWQGVNGAVGFDTLRVTGTLGAGARTVTLTAWNRPAVRTNGVIDSKWGAPLDTAVRKRYWRLDPVGAPLRGAKTITLSGRYIAHAPRAGDTLVRGDTLLLHLAPREAAPAEGEAITLSVQLVGRGATAARTALAEVVGGRPMLVADSAAAKDVDTDGQASFRDLNPRTLLGLDRKGRRAWLAVVDGRQKGYSMGMTLRQEAELMLALGATRAINLDGGGSSALDIRRADGSVRTVNKPSDAGGERAVANALAVRQTCK, from the coding sequence ATGACGCTCACCGTTCGCCATGCGTTGGTACTGGTGGTTCTCGCGGCTGCTTGCCAGCGCGCCCCATCGCTCTCGCCGCGGCCGCTCGTGCTGCCGCGAGGGACCGCCGATTCCGTGCGCACCGAGGCGGTCGCGCGCGGGGTCACGCTGCACTCGCTCGTGAACGTGGCCGCGCCGTGGCGCGCCTATGTGCTGGACGTGGATCTGCGATGCAACGCACTGCAGGCCGTCAAAGGTGCGCCGACGGCCGTGGGGCGGCTTACCACGAATCAGCTGCTGGCGGCCCTGCCGGCTGGTGCCCGGGCCGTCGCCGCGGTCAACGCCGACTTCTTCCTGTTTGCGCCGCCGGGTGTCCCGACCAACGCGCACGTCGAGCGCGGCGTGATGATCTCCGGGCCGGACAATCGCCCGGTCTTCTGGCAGGGGGTGAACGGCGCCGTCGGTTTCGACACACTGCGTGTAACTGGCACGCTCGGCGCCGGCGCGCGCACGGTGACGCTCACCGCCTGGAACCGCCCCGCCGTGCGCACGAACGGCGTGATCGACAGCAAGTGGGGCGCGCCGCTCGATACCGCCGTGCGCAAGCGCTACTGGCGACTCGATCCGGTGGGGGCGCCACTGCGGGGCGCCAAGACCATCACGCTGAGCGGCCGCTACATCGCGCATGCCCCGCGTGCCGGCGACACGCTCGTGCGCGGCGACACGCTCCTGCTCCATCTCGCCCCGCGCGAGGCGGCTCCCGCCGAGGGCGAGGCGATCACGCTGTCGGTGCAGTTGGTTGGCCGCGGGGCCACCGCCGCTCGCACCGCACTCGCCGAGGTGGTCGGCGGGCGCCCGATGCTGGTCGCCGACAGTGCGGCGGCGAAGGATGTGGACACCGATGGTCAGGCGAGCTTTCGCGATCTGAATCCCCGCACGCTCCTGGGCCTCGATCGCAAAGGCCGCCGCGCCTGGCTCGCCGTCGTCGACGGCCGTCAGAAGGGCTACAGCATGGGAATGACGCTGCGCCAGGAAGCGGAGCTGATGCTCGCGCTGGGCGCGACGCGGGCGATCAACCTCGACGGCGGGGGCTCGTCGGCGTTGGATATCCGTCGCGCGGACGGGTCGGTGCGGACGGTCAACAAGCCGAGTGATGCGGGGGGAGAACGGGCGGTGGCGAATGCACTCGCCGTCCGGCAGACGTGTAAGTAG
- a CDS encoding HD domain-containing protein has translation MHPIDPAELHGILTFLRRAEALKMTTRTSWTSDGAPETVASHTWRLCLMAMVLAPCVPGIDLGKLLRICVVHDLGEAIGGDISAVLQAGVPSKAAQERADLLELTKELPVSLRDELVALWDEYESASSPEARLAKGLDKLETILQHNQGAMPAGFDFRFNLGYGATYTSSEPALRQVREVLDGETERRALEREDERREDLLREDVRRDGV, from the coding sequence ATGCATCCGATCGATCCAGCAGAGCTGCATGGCATCCTGACATTTCTGCGCCGCGCCGAGGCGCTCAAGATGACGACGCGGACGTCGTGGACGTCGGACGGCGCACCGGAAACGGTGGCGAGTCATACGTGGCGCCTCTGCCTCATGGCGATGGTGCTGGCGCCGTGCGTGCCGGGGATCGACCTGGGGAAGCTGCTGCGCATCTGCGTGGTGCACGATCTGGGCGAAGCGATCGGCGGCGACATCTCGGCGGTGCTGCAGGCGGGGGTACCAAGCAAGGCGGCGCAGGAGCGTGCGGACCTGCTGGAGCTCACGAAGGAGTTGCCGGTGTCGCTGCGCGACGAACTGGTGGCACTGTGGGATGAGTACGAATCGGCCTCGAGTCCCGAGGCACGGTTGGCCAAGGGGCTCGACAAGCTCGAGACGATCCTGCAGCACAATCAGGGGGCGATGCCGGCAGGGTTCGACTTCCGGTTCAACCTGGGGTATGGGGCGACGTACACGAGTTCGGAGCCGGCGCTGAGGCAGGTGCGGGAAGTGCTGGATGGGGAGACGGAGCGACGTGCTTTAGAGCGGGAAGACGAACGGCGGGAAGACTTGCTGCGGGAAGACGTACGGCGGGATGGGGTGTGA
- the sufC gene encoding Fe-S cluster assembly ATPase SufC, which produces MLQIRDLHASIDGKPILKGISLTVNAGEVHAVMGPNGSGKSTLAQVLAGHPAYEITGGEVIYNGENLLEMDAEVRAQNGVFLAFQYPVEIPGVTNAYFLRAAYNEIRKAKGLEEVDPMEFLDLVEEKLKLVDMDPSMLNRSVNAGFSGGEKKRNEILQMAVLQPMLSILDETDSGLDIDALRIVAQGVNALKRPDNASIVVTHYQRLLNYIVPDYVHVLAGGRIIKSGDKSLALELEARGYDWVLETAA; this is translated from the coding sequence ATGCTCCAGATTCGCGACCTCCACGCCTCCATCGACGGCAAGCCCATTCTCAAGGGCATCTCGCTCACCGTGAACGCGGGTGAAGTGCATGCCGTCATGGGCCCGAACGGCTCGGGCAAGAGCACGCTCGCGCAGGTGCTCGCGGGCCATCCGGCCTACGAGATCACCGGCGGTGAGGTGATCTACAACGGCGAGAACCTGCTGGAGATGGATGCCGAAGTGCGCGCGCAGAACGGCGTGTTCCTCGCCTTCCAGTATCCCGTGGAGATCCCGGGCGTCACGAACGCCTACTTCCTCCGCGCGGCGTACAACGAGATCCGCAAGGCGAAGGGGCTCGAGGAAGTCGACCCGATGGAGTTCCTCGACCTGGTGGAAGAGAAGCTCAAGCTGGTGGACATGGATCCGTCCATGCTCAACCGCTCGGTGAACGCCGGCTTCTCGGGCGGTGAGAAGAAGCGCAACGAGATCCTGCAGATGGCCGTGCTGCAGCCGATGCTCAGCATCCTCGACGAGACCGACTCCGGCCTCGACATCGATGCGCTCCGCATCGTCGCGCAGGGCGTGAACGCGCTCAAGCGCCCGGACAATGCGTCGATCGTCGTGACGCACTATCAGCGCCTCCTCAACTACATCGTCCCCGACTACGTGCACGTGCTGGCCGGTGGCCGCATCATCAAGAGCGGCGACAAGTCGCTGGCGCTCGAGCTCGAAGCGCGCGGCTACGATTGGGTCCTGGAGACGGCGGCGTGA
- a CDS encoding YciI family protein: MYAMAIIRYRRPFEEVAPYVDEHRAYLRELKAEGTLLASGPLEPRFGGALLFRVPDADGQAALDRIRNGDPFTRLGLAQYEIWPWHPVIGKEDLDRL, from the coding sequence ATGTACGCCATGGCCATCATCCGCTATCGCCGCCCCTTCGAAGAGGTGGCACCCTACGTCGACGAACACCGCGCCTATCTGCGCGAACTCAAAGCCGAGGGGACGCTGCTCGCGTCCGGGCCGCTTGAACCACGCTTCGGCGGCGCCCTCCTGTTCCGCGTCCCCGATGCCGATGGACAGGCGGCGCTCGACCGCATCCGGAACGGCGATCCGTTCACGCGACTGGGGTTGGCGCAGTATGAGATCTGGCCGTGGCATCCGGTGATTGGGAAAGAGGATCTCGATCGACTGTAG
- a CDS encoding cysteine desulfurase, with protein MLASLAPKSDFPLLVANPGLHYLDSAATSQKPRAVLDAIRDFYETANANPHRGAYALSAKATDLYHDARATIARFVGCADSDCVIFTRGTTEAMNLVASSWGRAHVKAGDEIVVTALEHHANFIPWQQLALATGATLRIVELTPQQTIDIDALRDAVNTRTRLVAVTHVSNAVGAISPLRDIVHLVRARSSAVIVADGAQAVPHLPVQFDELGVDFYAFSGHKLLGPMGIGCLIGRRALLEQMPPYQFGGDMIEWVRDFDCTWNVIPHKFEAGTPNAADAVGLAAAVRYLEGLDMAAVRAHELALLELADAKIRALPGVTVYGPPPAQRSGVVSFSVTDVHPHDLATILDQHGVCIRAGHHCAQPLMRRLGVSATARASFYVYSDESDVDALVGALQAAQSLFAVTE; from the coding sequence ATGCTCGCCAGTCTCGCTCCGAAGTCAGATTTTCCGCTCCTCGTCGCGAACCCCGGGCTCCACTATCTGGACTCCGCGGCCACGTCGCAGAAGCCGCGCGCCGTGCTGGACGCCATCCGCGACTTCTACGAGACCGCGAACGCCAACCCGCACCGCGGCGCCTACGCGCTGTCGGCCAAGGCCACGGATCTGTATCACGATGCGCGGGCCACGATCGCCCGCTTCGTGGGGTGCGCGGATAGCGACTGCGTGATCTTCACTCGCGGCACCACCGAGGCGATGAACCTGGTGGCGTCGAGCTGGGGGCGCGCGCACGTGAAGGCGGGTGATGAGATCGTCGTCACCGCGCTCGAGCACCACGCCAATTTCATTCCCTGGCAGCAGCTCGCGCTCGCCACCGGCGCGACACTCCGCATCGTGGAGCTCACGCCGCAGCAGACGATCGACATTGACGCGCTCCGCGACGCGGTGAACACCCGCACGCGCCTCGTGGCCGTCACGCACGTCTCCAACGCGGTGGGCGCCATCTCACCGCTCCGCGACATCGTCCACCTCGTGCGCGCGCGTTCGAGTGCGGTGATCGTGGCCGACGGCGCCCAGGCGGTCCCGCATCTGCCGGTGCAGTTCGATGAGCTGGGCGTGGACTTCTACGCATTCAGCGGCCACAAGCTGCTGGGTCCCATGGGCATTGGCTGCCTGATCGGTCGTCGCGCGCTGCTCGAGCAGATGCCGCCCTACCAGTTTGGTGGCGACATGATCGAGTGGGTGCGCGATTTCGACTGCACGTGGAATGTGATCCCGCATAAGTTCGAAGCCGGCACGCCCAACGCGGCCGATGCCGTCGGCCTCGCGGCCGCCGTGCGCTATCTCGAAGGGCTCGACATGGCCGCCGTGCGCGCGCATGAACTCGCGCTGCTCGAGCTGGCCGACGCCAAGATCCGCGCGCTCCCCGGCGTGACCGTGTATGGGCCACCGCCGGCGCAGCGGAGCGGCGTGGTGAGCTTCTCGGTGACGGACGTGCACCCGCACGACTTGGCCACGATCCTTGACCAGCACGGCGTCTGCATTCGCGCCGGCCATCACTGCGCGCAGCCGCTCATGCGCCGCCTCGGCGTGAGCGCCACGGCGCGCGCGAGCTTCTACGTCTACAGCGACGAGTCGGACGTGGACGCCCTCGTGGGCGCGCTGCAGGCCGCGCAGTCGCTCTTCGCCGTCACCGAGTAG
- a CDS encoding ABC transporter permease, whose amino-acid sequence MSTDVITTRNAPPMGGFNITALSLELRRVLRNRRTTMFIFVFPSLFFYLFGMAGNAARRPGGAAMLGYVMVSMAVYGAMIGATSGGAAVAVERSLGWSRQLRLTPLAPPAYIAMKVIVAMTLGLFAIVSTFTIGALVGHVSLEPQQWLLCGLAAWGSSCVFAAFGLFMGFLVPSENVMQFAGPAMAVMALFGGIFMPVSTLPPGVQTVAKLTPMYGVGELARSPLTHNFHIEAVFSVIVWALVFGSLAMLLFRRDTKRV is encoded by the coding sequence ATGAGTACCGATGTCATCACCACGCGCAACGCCCCGCCCATGGGCGGATTCAATATCACCGCGCTGTCGCTCGAACTGCGGCGCGTGCTGCGCAATCGCCGCACGACGATGTTCATCTTCGTCTTCCCGAGTCTCTTCTTCTACCTGTTCGGCATGGCCGGCAATGCGGCCCGCCGTCCGGGTGGTGCCGCCATGCTCGGGTACGTGATGGTGAGCATGGCGGTGTACGGCGCGATGATCGGGGCGACGAGCGGCGGGGCAGCGGTCGCCGTCGAGCGGAGCCTCGGCTGGAGCCGCCAGCTGCGTCTGACCCCGCTCGCGCCGCCGGCGTACATCGCCATGAAGGTGATCGTGGCCATGACGCTCGGGTTGTTTGCGATTGTCTCCACCTTCACGATTGGCGCGCTGGTCGGCCACGTGTCGCTCGAACCACAGCAGTGGCTGCTGTGCGGGCTGGCGGCTTGGGGGAGCTCGTGCGTGTTCGCGGCCTTCGGCCTGTTCATGGGCTTTCTGGTGCCGTCGGAGAACGTGATGCAGTTCGCGGGGCCGGCCATGGCCGTGATGGCGCTCTTCGGGGGCATCTTCATGCCGGTCAGTACGCTGCCTCCCGGCGTGCAGACGGTGGCCAAGCTCACGCCCATGTACGGTGTGGGTGAGCTCGCCCGCTCGCCGCTCACGCACAACTTTCACATCGAAGCCGTGTTCAGCGTGATCGTGTGGGCGCTGGTGTTCGGCTCGCTGGCCATGCTCCTGTTTCGGCGCGATACCAAACGCGTATGA